A genomic window from Silene latifolia isolate original U9 population chromosome Y, ASM4854445v1, whole genome shotgun sequence includes:
- the LOC141630175 gene encoding uncharacterized protein LOC141630175, whose translation MSDTVANSDTEYRNAYDDPLFLSMSDYSGMKLLETVFNGHNYPNWSRGMLLALGSKNKQGFVNGAIPKPDANSPKLQQWIRCDAMVRCWLSNTIAVGIKEAFTSSKSARLMWLDIQERYGQSNGPLLFQLKKEIKNILQDHDSIAEYFTKLKRRWDDIDEIEPFPECQCGVLEKCTCNILKKMLEASSKEKLITFLMGLDHTYEHLRTNILSMEPLPNINRAYSIMHQVESQKNITNILQTAEDTSALNAARPGPNKNGGPNVAWNVWKRDGSSNTKKPKFDDRWCSACNKGGHTPATCFNLHPELRASYQARKKNNSKPGYTNNFTPRVAANAETYEDETPLDFTNVSSTSKGPEQVNPALVSAVYQQIMQALQAKGQGGSQDYTSASVNFAGIILATNVVSDARLPDEVSWILDSKSYDHMTAYRSLFVSFRNLPKPILIGLPDGTTKLVRHCGDIKISSSITLHDVLYVPDFKYNLLSIGKLLLHSHMRVFFDMDYCIIQDQDNKLVATCTKEGGLYKLKQASLAIKNNETRHNDNIVSTQMFCPSSSLTCTEIDRCAVHSKMELLHARLGHTSSVKMQHISDLQHIAMINKEDLKNYHCDTCILAKLHRLSFERDLTRAPSIFHLIHIDLGGHIRLLV comes from the coding sequence ATGTCAGACACTGTTGCGAACTCCGACACGGAATATAGGAATGCTTATGACGATCCTCTTTTTCTATCGATGTCTGATTATTCTGGAATGAAGCTTCTGGAAACTGTCTTTAATGGACATAATTATCCGAATTGGAGTCGAGGAATGCTTCTTGCTCTCGGTTCGAAGAACAAACAAGGTTTTGTCAATGGTGCTATACCTAAACCGGATGCTAATTCGCCAAAGTTGCAGCAGTGGATTAGATGCGATGCCATGGTGCGCTGTTGGTTGAGTAATACGATTGCTGTAGGGATCAAGGAGGCTTTCACTTCTTCTAAGTCAGCTCGGTTGATGTGGCTCGATATTCAAGAAAGGTACGGTCAATCCAATGGACCTCTGCTCTTTCAATTAAAGAAAGAAATTAAGAACATCTTGCAAGATCATGATTCAATTGCTGAGTATTTTACTAAACTTAAACGTCGATGGGACGATATTGATGAGATTGAACCTTTCCCTGAGTGTCAATGTGGTGTTTTGGAGAAGTGTACTTGCAATATCCTGAAAAAGATGTTGGAAGCCTCATCAAAGGAAAAGTTGATTACTTTCTTGATGGGACTGGATCATACTTATGAACACCTCAGGACAAACATTCTCTCTATGGAGCCATTGCCTAACATCAACAGAGCCTATTCCATTATGCACCAAGTCGAAAGTCAGAAGAATATTACGAATATCTTACAAACAGCTGAAGATACTAGTGCTCTGAATGCTGCCAGGCCTGGTCCAAACAAGAATGGCGGGCCTAATGTGGCTTGGAATGTCTGGAAGCGTGATGGTAGCAGCAACACTAagaagcctaaatttgatgacaGATGGTGCTCTGCCTGCAACAAAGGAGGACACACTCCAGCAACATGCTTCAATCTCCATCCAGAACTCAGGGCTAGTTATCAGGCGAGGAAGAAGAACAATTCCAAGCCTGGTTACACGAACAATTTCACTCCCAGAGTTGCAGCAAATGCAGAGACATATGAGGATGAGACTCCACTTGATTTTACTAATGTGTCAAGCACATCAAAGGGGCCAGAGCAGGTCAATCCAGCTTTGGTATCAGCAGTGTATCAGCAAATTATGCAAGCTCTGCAAGCTAAGGGGCAAGGTGGCTCCCAAGATTATACTTCTGCTTCTGTTAACTTTGCAGGTATAATTCTTGCTACTAATGTCGTATCTGATGCACGTTTACCTGATGAAGTGAGTTGGATACTTGATTCAAAAAGCTACGACCACATGACTGCATATAGATCCTTATTTGTGTCCTTTAGAAATTTGCCTAAGCCTATTCTCATTGGTCTACCAGATGGTACTACTAAGCTAGTTAGACATTGTGGTGACATAAAGATAAGCTCCTCCATAACGTTACATGACGTTTTGTATGTGCCTGATTTCAAGTATAATCTGCTGTCCATAGGGAAACTCTTATTACATTCTCATATGAGAGTTTTCTTTGATATGGATTATTGCATTATACAGGACCAGGATAACAAACTAGTGGCTACCTGTACAAAGGAAGGAGGCCTTTATAAGCTCAAGCAAGCTTCTTTAGCTATTAAGAATAATGAAACTAGGCATAATGATAACATTGTGAGTACACAAATGTTCTGTCCTAGTAGTAGTCTTACTTGTACTGAGATTGATAGGTGTGCTGTTCATAGCAAGATGGAGTTATTACATGCTCGTCTTGGTCATACTTCAAGTGTAAAAATGCAGCATATTTCTGATCTGCAACATATTGCTATGATAAATAAAGAAGATTTAAAAAACTATCATTGTGATACTTGCATTTTGGCTAAGTTACACAGACTATCTTTTGAAAGAGACTTGACTAGGGCACCAAGCATTTTTCATCTTATTCATATAGACTTGGGGGGCCATATAAGGTTGCTAGTTTGA